The DNA region TTGAGCCAAAGCTAGTAGACGAGTTAATTTTGCTACAGACAACTGTTTTAGGACTAACTGCTAATGAAAAGAATCTAGCCGAGTCAGAGCAGCAACTTCGCTCTGAGTTAAACAAATACCCAAGCTTAATAGCAGAGTATAACCGTCTGTTGCCAAAAGTGGAAACTAGTCGTAAAACTCTTGAACAATTACTCCAAGCGCAACAGGCTTTGGGTTTGAAAATTGCTCAGGAAGGATATAACTGGCAAGTTTTGACAGAACCTGCTCTGGGTACTTATATGGGGAGCAACAGATTATTATTTTTGGTTGGAGGGGCAGTAATCGGGCCGATTCTAGGTATCTTAGCAGCCCTGATTTTGGAAAAGTTTAATGACGTTATTTATTGTGTCGGAGATTTAAAGAAACTGACGAATCTACGTCTATTGGGATCAGTACCAAAACTACCATCATGTAATGTCAAAAAGCGGCGGCTGGCCCTGCCTTGGAATGGGCGACGAAGCTCAGATTACTCTATAATAGAAGCTAGTACTAGATTACCTGTCCATGAAACTCTGGACATGATCTACCAAAATATTCAAATATTAAAATATCCCTTACCCTTTAAGTCATTGATGTTGACTTCAGCACTACCAGGGGAAGGGAAAACAACTTTAGTATTAGGGCTTGTAGCTAGCGCTACCCGAATGCACCGACGGGTATTAGTTATTGATGCTAATTTACATAATCCTAGCCTGCACAAAATCCTGGAATTATCCAATGACTGGGGACTATCTCTGTTATTACTTGATGAGACGACAACTCATTTTCAAGATTACATTCAGCCTATTCATCCCTGCATTGATATTTTGACTGCTGGGCCTGAAGCAGAAGACACGGTGAAGTTGCTCAGTTCTAAACGGATGAAAGAACTAATTGAGTTGTTTGAGCAAAGTTATGACCTAGTACTGATAGATGCTTCACCTATTTTAGGTACAGTTGATGCTAGAATCGTGGCAGCTTTTTGCAATGGGATCGTAATGGTAGAGCGCATGGGGAAAGTGAGCCGAACTGAACTGACTCAAGCAACAGAAATTTTGAGTAAGTTGAATTTAATTGGAATTATCGCTAATGAAGTGAGCAAGTCTAAAAATGTATTGGCATCGTAAACTGAAGAAGACACGGGAAACTGAATTTCTTTGCGTATCGCATCC from Nostoc commune NIES-4072 includes:
- a CDS encoding GumC family protein, whose translation is MAKTSLNQEQQITTSAQGAVDIRQISIILLRRRLLILGVSCVVMSTASLLAFIAKPTYQSNMRILVNSNLSEGTQSNNIPESADTKVTKPNSQVVDSTTQMKLMLSSKLLQKAVDLLHYDYPDISLKDINGQIEQNKKAPLEVTPEEGGIGANKVFSQLFKVSFNDDDPVKTQRVLQALQKVYQNYNKEQQKERLNQGLAFVNVRLPEIKKEVSKAEKNLEQFRKKHKLLDPEVQSKILLESLADIQKQLQSTRAHLQDVNVRYENLEQQIASSSQQNALISSRLNQSSRYQTLLSEIQKTELALAKERLRYTDDYPSVQKLKQQRQSQLSLLREEVKTITTSSKEGSLLKEQMLGLEPKLVDELILLQTTVLGLTANEKNLAESEQQLRSELNKYPSLIAEYNRLLPKVETSRKTLEQLLQAQQALGLKIAQEGYNWQVLTEPALGTYMGSNRLLFLVGGAVIGPILGILAALILEKFNDVIYCVGDLKKLTNLRLLGSVPKLPSCNVKKRRLALPWNGRRSSDYSIIEASTRLPVHETLDMIYQNIQILKYPLPFKSLMLTSALPGEGKTTLVLGLVASATRMHRRVLVIDANLHNPSLHKILELSNDWGLSLLLLDETTTHFQDYIQPIHPCIDILTAGPEAEDTVKLLSSKRMKELIELFEQSYDLVLIDASPILGTVDARIVAAFCNGIVMVERMGKVSRTELTQATEILSKLNLIGIIANEVSKSKNVLAS